The DNA region CGCTCCGGTCGCTGCCGCGAGCGTGGCGGTGAGGACGGACCTGCGCGAAGTCGGTCTGTTCATGGGCGGGACCCCCGGTCGTGGGCGGGTATGGGCTGCGATGCCGATCGGTGCGCCAACTATCCCGGGTCGGGGCGGGATCCGGCCAGTGCTCCGGCCTGTGCCGCCGAGGCAACATGGGTCTGTACCGCTGACGTGACCCGCGGCTGCTCCGGATGGACGGAGGTCCGGCGGGCACGCCGGGCTCGTAGGGTGGGGGCATGGACGATCTGGCGGAACCCGCCCGGCGGCTGCGCCGGCTGCCGCCGTCCTCGGGACCGGTACGGCTGATCGCGGTCGACGGTCACGCGGGATCGGGCAAGAGCACGTTCGCCGGCCGGCTGGCCACGGCGCTCGGCGGCGCCCCCGTGCTGCACCTGGACGACCTGGCCACGCACGAGGAGCTCTTCGCCTGGACGGACCGGCTGCGGGACCAGGTGCTCAGCCCCTTGTCGCGGGGTGAGCCGGCGCGGTACGCGCCGTACGACTGGACCACCCGGCGCTTCGGCGTGCCACGGACGCTTCCTCCGGCCCCGGTGGTGCTGATCGAGGGGGTGGGGGCCGGCCGGGCCGCGGTGCGCCCGTACCTCGCGGCGCTGCTGTGGATCGAGCTGGACCGTACGAGGTCGTGGGAGCGGGGCAGGCGCCGCGACGGTCCCGGGCTCAGGGAGTTCTGGGACGGCTGGACCGTCGCCGAGCAGCGTCATTTCGCGCGGGACCCGTCGTACCCCTTCGCGGACGCGGTGATTCGCCAGGTGCCCGGGGGCTATGTGTGGGTGGAAGGGCCTGGCCGCGGCAGGGAAGAGTCAGATCATCACACAGGGTGAGGAATGAGGGCGTCCGGCCCGGGCGGTCGGCGATCCCTCCGTGAATCG from Streptomyces sp. NBC_01754 includes:
- a CDS encoding uridine kinase family protein, giving the protein MDDLAEPARRLRRLPPSSGPVRLIAVDGHAGSGKSTFAGRLATALGGAPVLHLDDLATHEELFAWTDRLRDQVLSPLSRGEPARYAPYDWTTRRFGVPRTLPPAPVVLIEGVGAGRAAVRPYLAALLWIELDRTRSWERGRRRDGPGLREFWDGWTVAEQRHFARDPSYPFADAVIRQVPGGYVWVEGPGRGREESDHHTG